In a genomic window of Branchiostoma floridae strain S238N-H82 chromosome 19, Bfl_VNyyK, whole genome shotgun sequence:
- the LOC118407129 gene encoding uncharacterized protein LOC118407129, translating to MAEAVVPSTDEEGIGVQLKRLPKQFALTEDATIEMGKEEALAEAEKRLRDMQATTTRRSLSRQQSTPESEQHSKDTFTQTKSMAQGFMDMALLVANAGQLKLVLTEGRRGRIFMYEFVLALLVSSIIVQIVVGILLYIKSRQNENNPTHRKRLNMVNNVSTGLVMIITVLNVFISAFVIVDQSVFPSTAQAPATVAWQPVLPTVGPTTSTLAHTTPTTAANVPASTCVCPTFPTD from the exons ATGGCAGAGGCGGTGGTTCCTTCAACAGATGAGGAGGGAATTGGCGTTCAGTTAAAACGGCTTCCCAAACAGTTCGCCTTGACTGAGGATGCAACCATTGAGATGGGAAAAGAGGAGGCACTGGCAGAAGCTGAGAAAAGGCTTAGGGATATGcaggcaacaacaacaagaaggaGCCTCTCTAGACAACAG TCGACTCCAGAGTCTGAGCAGCATAGCAAGGACACCTTCACCCAGACAAAGTCCATGGCGCAAGGCTTCATGGACATGGCGCTGTTGGTGGCAAACGCTGGCCAGCTCAAACTGGTCTTGACTGAG GGAAGACGTGGTCGGATCTTCATGTATGAGTTTGTCCTCGCCCTGCTGGTGTCTTCCATCATTGTGCAGATTGTGGTGGGGATCCTGCTATACATCAAGTCCCGTCAGAACGAAAACAACCCGACTCATCGGAAACGCCTCAATAT GGTGAACAACGTGAGTACAGGGTTGGTGATGATCATCACTGTCCTGAACGTCTTCATCTCGGCTTTCGTCATCGTGGATCAGTCAGTATTTCCATCAACTGCGCAGGCGCCGGCAACGGTTGCCTGGCAACCAGTTCTTCCCACAGTCGGCCCTACGACCAGTACTCttg CACACACCACTCCGACGACGGCCGCAAACGTGCCCGCTTCAACCTGCGTGTGTCCAACTTTTCCAACGGATTGA